Proteins from a genomic interval of Maniola jurtina chromosome 8, ilManJurt1.1, whole genome shotgun sequence:
- the LOC123867889 gene encoding sushi, von Willebrand factor type A, EGF and pentraxin domain-containing protein 1 isoform X2 — translation MLIRRCRTALSVVVLLSLVAPSFSETNLFTCPNGWDLKGLHCYKFFNIRHSWEKAAELCRRYGSELIVIDSYTENNMTANMVPSSPSNNHYWLGLATVDDLRTNTLESAAGALVSQYAGFWDLRQPNPKDGECVDVHVTSDSQSWELTTCETLLPFMCRANACPTGTFHCSNGRCINAAFKCDKQDDCGDASDEMDCASECHFYMASSGDVVESPNYPHKYSPFSECKWTLEGPQGQNIVLQFQDFETEKSFDTVQILVGGRTEDKSVNLATLSGKQDLSNTTYVSASNFMIIKFSSDGSVEKKGFRASWKTESSNCGGILRATPQGQVLTSPGYPNTYPGGLECMYIIEAQPGRIVSLEIDDLDLEMNRDYIVIKDGNMPSSPVLARLTGSGEDNEKVVISTTNHMYMYFRTSLGDSKKGFNMRYSQGCRATIIAANGTFTSPAYGLSNYPNNQECLYRIKNPNGGPLSLKFNEFAIHPSDVVQVFDGSSPSGLRLHSDNGFTVKPRITLTASSGEMLIRFMSDSLHNGAGWKATFSADCPPIKSGIGALASNRDTAFGTTITFSCPIGQEFATGKSRISTQCLDGGKWSTTYIPSCQEVYCGPVPQIDNGFSIGSTNVTYRGVATYQCYAGFAFPTGQPIERISCLSDGRWERTPTCLASQCVALPDVPHANVTILNGGGRSYGTIVRYECEPGYVRTGQPVLLCMSNGTWSGEVPICSKILCPEFPEIKNGFIVDQTRSYMFGDEARVQCFKGYKINGPSIIRCGANQEFDAMPTCEDINECISSQCDSTSTECKNTQGGFYCPCRPGFTPSLDCRPVGDLGLINGAIPDESITTSTSEPGYHKGMIRLNNGGGWCGNNLEAGANWVLVDLRAPTIVRGFRTMSVMRADANIAFTSAIRIQYTNDLADVFKDYTNPDGTAVEFRILEPTLSVLNLPMPIEAQYVKFKIQDYVGAPCLKLEIMGCARLDCSDINECNENNGGCDQKCINTPGNFSCSCNIGYELYFSNGTAGFSIEKSETGERDGDTYQRNKSCVPVMCPPLASPENGLLLSTKSSYHFGDIVEFQCNFGYVMSGFSSLLCTSSGTWNGTAPECQYARCVTLSDDKKDGLKVIRDDSESVLVPYRDNVTITCTSPGRLLRNTATSSFRQCVYDPKPGLPHYWFSGAQPQCPRKDCGVPMPTPGAEYGQYLDTRYQSSFFFGCQNTFKLAGQTSKHDNVVRCQANGIWDFGDLRCEGPVCDDPGRPADGYQISRSYEQGSEVLFGCSRPGYILINPRPITCIREPECKVIRPLGLASGRIPDSAINATSERPNYEAKNIRLNSVTGWCGKQEAFTYVSVDLGKVYRVKAILVKGVVTSDIVGRPTEIRFFYKQAENENYVVYFPNFNLTMRDPGNYGELAMITLPKYVQARFVILGIVSFMDNACLKFELMGCDEPAAEPLLGYDYGYSPCVDNEPPVFQNCPQHPIVVQTDVNGGLLPVNFTEPTATDNSGAIARLEVTPQHFKTPIQVFHNMVVRYVAFDFDGNVAICEVNITVPDYTPPRLSCPQSYVIELVDKQDSYAVNFNETRKRINATDASGEVFLKFIPEKAVIPIRGYENVTVIASDKYGNQAQCHFQVSVQATPCVDWELMPPAHGSLNCLPGDRGIQCIATCSPGFRFTDGEPVKTFVCETKRQWVPTAVVPDCVSENTQQATYHVVAGVQYRALGAVSNACLPQYKDLLAQYDNILNERLSQRCSAVNVNINVTFVKAMPSLLDENVVKMDFVLAITPAIRQTQLYDLCGSTLNLIFDLSVPYASALIEPVLNVSSIGNQCPPLRAIRSTISRGFTCSVGEVLNMDTTDVPRCLHCPAGTFAGEKQKSCTMCPRGYFQNQARQGSCLKCPQGTFTREEGSKDLNDCVPVCGYGTYSPTGLVPCLECPRNSYTSEPPLGGFKDCQACPVNTFTYQPAAFGKDKCRAKCAPGTYSPTGLAPCSQCPRNFYQNLVGSTLCLECPTNMKTVSTGATGLEECLPVECSNSACQHGGLCVPKGHGVQCYCPAGFSGRRCEIDIDECESQPCYNGGTCIDLPQGYRCSCPTGYGGINCQEERSDCRNDTCPERAMCKDEPGYNNYTCLCRSGYTGIDCDVTIDPCSANGNPCKNGATCTALQQGRYKCECLPGWEGQLCEINTDDCIEKPCLLGAPCTDLVNDFSCSCPPGFTGKRCHEKIDLCSNGPCKHGICVDKLFVHQCVCDPGWSGPSCDININECVISPCENGGRCIDSIDDFTCSCEPGYTGKRCQHTIDDCASQPCQNGATCTDQIDGFTCKCRPGFIGLQCETAIDECLNEPCNPAGTERCIDLDNKYQCVCREGFTGEMCETNIDDCASDPCFNGGSCKDEIGGYKCGCQPGWTGKRCERDIGNCVNLPCQNNAKCIDLFQDYFCVCPSGTDGKQCETAPERCIGSPCMHGGKCQDFGSGLNCTCSLDYTGIGCQYEFDACEAGLCKNGATCIDEGDDYSCTCAPGFTGKNCDEDIIDCKENSCPPSATCIDLPGRFYCQCPFNLTGDDCRKSISVDYDLYFSDPLRSSAAQVVPFSTGSADSLTIGMWVQYTQQDEGGIFFTAYGVSNSYIALNKRTIIQAHSNGVQVSLFPELQDVYLSFGEYATVNDGQWHHVALVWDGSNGGELTLITEGLIASKLEGYGSGKTLPQYVWVTLGKPQSDNPKAYTEAGFQGHLTKVQIWNRALDVTNEIQKQVRDCRTEPVLYNGLVLTWTGYDDTIGGVERIVPSHCGQRVCPNGYTGTKCQQLQVDKEAPRVERCPGDLWVIAKNGSTIVNWDMPAFSDNVGVTKVVEKSGHKPGQNLAWGAYDIAYIAYDSAGNAATCTFKVTVLFEFCPPLPDPLGGYQSCRDWGAGGQFKVCEIACRDGLRFSQQVPPFYTCGAEGFWRPTNDPSLPLVYPACSPASPAQRVFKISMQFPSSVLCNDAGQAVLRQKVRSAINQLNRDWNFCSYAVDGTRECKELDINVKCDHRGNVRQTRQVSSPPTATSKDTYVLDAIIPVEETRGNREGRQIGDTYSIDISFPAVIDPVIHNGNNERSTVKRLLEKLILEDEQFDVRSILPNTVPDPASLKLESDYACPMGQVVMAPDCVSCAVGTYLDAASDSCKPCPTGTYQSEAGQLQCTPCPAIAGQPGVTQASGARSAADCKERCAAGKYYDAEADLCRPCGHGSYQPREGAFSCIACPRGQTTRATEAVSAAECRDDCPSGEQLSSDGGCEPCPRGTWRATGSGASCAPCPPGTTTPHPGAASPDQCSLPVCKPGSYLNVTLNTCIQCRKGTYQSETQQTLCIPCPINTSTRGPGAVSESDCTNPCEMSGPDMHCDTNAYCLLIPETSEFKCQCKPGFNGTGKVCIDVCLGFCENGGECVKDQRGEPTCRCAGSFTGRHCKDKSEFAYIASGVAGGVIFIIFLVLLVWMICARSTKKREPKKTLTPAIDQNGSQVNFYYGAHTPYAESIAPSHHSTYAHYYDDEEDGWEMPNFYNETYMKESLHNGMNGKMNSLARSNASIYGTKEDLYDRLKRHAYPDKSDSDSEGQ, via the exons ACCAACCTCTTCACGTGTCCAAATG GCTGGGACTTAAAGGGACTGCATTGTTATAAGTTTTTCAATATCAGACATTCATGGGAAAAAGCAGCGGAATTATGTCGAAG gTACGGGAGCGAGTTGATAGTTATAGATAGTTATACAGAAAATAATATGactgcaaatatggtgccatcTAGTCCTAGTAACAATCACTACTGGCTTGGTCTTGCAACTGTAGATGATCTTAGAACTAATACTTTGGAATCGGCTGCTGGGGCATTAGTATCACAATACGCAGGATTTTGGGACCTGAGGCAACCAAATCCCAAAGATGGTGAATGTGTGGATGTTCACGTAACATCAGATAGCCAATCATGGGAACTAACAACATGCGAAACACTTCTTCCATTCATGTGCAGAGCGAACGCTTGTCCTACTG GAACCTTCCATTGTTCGAACGGCAGATGTATAAATGCGGCCTTCAAATGCGACAAGCAAGACGATTGTGGAGATGCGTCTGACGAAATGGATTGCGCTTCTGAATGTCATTTTTACATGGCTAGTAGTGGAGATGTTGTTGAGAGCCCGAACTATCCTCACAAATATTCGCCCTTTAGCGAATGCAAATGGACACTGGAGGGACCCCAGGGACAAAACATCGTACTACAGTTCCAAGATTTTGAAACTGAAAAGTCTTTTGATACTGTTCAAATCTTAGTCGGTGGACGAACCGAAGACAAATCTGTTAATTTAGCAACACTATCAGGAAAACAAGATTTATCTAATACAACTTATGTATCCGCTTCCAACTtcatgataataaaatttagcTCTGATGGATCAGTAGAAAAGAAAGGATTTCGTGCCTCGTGGAAAACAGAATCATCCAATTGTGGGGGGATACTCAGAGCAACGCCTCAAGGTCAAGTGTTAACATCCCCTGGCTATCCTAATACTTATCCTGGTGGTTTAGAATGTATGTACATTATCGAGGCACAACCTGGCAGGATAGTATCTTTGGAAATTGACGATTTAGATTTAGAAATGAATAGGGACTATATTGTAATCAAAGATGGAAACATGCCGTCTAGCCCCGTTCTCGCAAGGTTAACTGGATCTGGTGAAGACAATGAAAAAGTAGTTATTTCTACTACGAATCACATGTATATGTACTTCCGAACTAGCCTCGGAGATTCTAAAAAAGGCTTCAATATGAGGTACTCGCAAGGTTGTAGAGCGACTATAATAGCAGCAAATGGAACTTTTACCTCCCCAGCCTATGGTCTCAGCAACTACCCAAATAATCAGGAATGTTTATACAGAATTAAGAATCCGAACGGTGGTCCACTTTCCCTTAAATTCAATGAATTCGCTATTCACCCTTCTGACGTAGTTCAAGTGTTCGATGGGTCGAGTCCAAGTGGATTACGATTACATTCAGATAATGGGTTTACTGTCAAACCGAGAATTACTTTAACAGCTTCAAGTGGAGAGATGCTTATTCGTTTTATGTCCGATTCATTACATAACGGAGCTGGTTGGAAGGCTACATTTTCGGCAG attgTCCGCCCATAAAATCTGGAATTGGTGCTCTAGCGTCTAACAGAGATACTGCTTTTGGAACAACAATAACATTCTCATGTCCAATTGGTCAAGAATTTGCTACTGGAAAGTCTCGAATCTCTACGCAATGTTTAGATGGAGGAAAATGGTCTACCACATACATTCCTAGCTGTCAAG AGGTTTATTGCGGTCCTGTACCTCAAATTGACAACGGCTTCTCAATTGGCTCAACTAATGTAACATACCGTGGCGTGGCAACTTATCAGTGTTATGCAGGGTTTGCTTTTCCAACTGGCCAACCCATAGAAAGAATTTCGTGTTTGTCGGATGGAAGATGGGAGAGAACTCCGACATGTCTAG caTCCCAGTGTGTAGCACTACCTGATGTACCACATGCTAATGTTACAATACTAAACGGTGGAGGTCGAAGTTATGGTACAATTGTGCGCTATGAATGTGAACCTGGATACGTTCGGACTGGGCAGCCGGTGCTGCTTTGTATGAGTAATGGAACATGGTCTGGTGAAGTACCAATATGTTCCAAAATATTGTGCCCTGAGTTTCCTGAGATTAAAAACGGATTTATTGTTGATCAAACCAGATCATATATGTTTGGCGATGAAGCACGTGTACAGTGCTTTAAAG GATACAAGATAAACGGTCCTAGCATAATCAGATGTGGAGCTAATCAAGAATTTGATGCAATGCCAACTTGTGAAGATATCAACGAATGTATCAGCAGCCAATGTGATTCAACGTCCACAGAATGTAAAAATACTCAAGGTGGATTTTACTGTCCCTGTCGGCCTGGATTCACACCAAGTCTGGATTGCAGGCCAGTGGGCGACTTAGGATTAATTAATGGTGCTATACCAGATGAGTCTATAACTACTTCCACGTCTGAACCTGGTTATCATAAAGGG ATGATTCGGCTCAATAACGGAGGAGGTTGGTGTGGAAATAATCTAGAAGCTGGAGCTAATTGGGTTCTTGTAGATTTAAGAGCACCTACAATTGTAAGAGGATTCCGAACCATGAGTGTTATGCGAGCAGACGCCAATATCGCATTTACTTCTGCGATAAGAATTCAATACACCAATGATTTAGCTGATGTATTTAAAGATTACACTAACCCTGATGGAACAGCTGTAGAGTTCCGCATATTAGAACCAACATTATCCGTATTAAATCTACCGATGCCGATTGAGGCACAATATGTTAAATTCAAAATACAGGATTACGTAGGTGCACCATGCTTAAAGCTCGAAATTATGGGATGCGCAAGACTTGACTGCTCAGACATAAACGAGTGCAACGAAAACAACGGTGGATGTGATCAAAAGTGTATCAACAC GCCCGGAAACTTCTCATGCTCATGCAATATTGGATATGAGCTCTACTTCTCCAATGGAACGGCTGGGTTTTCTATAGAGAAGTCTGAAACTGGTGAAAGAGATGGTGACACATACCAAAGAAACAAATCTTGTGTCCCTGTTATGTGCCCACCACTTGCCTCGCCTGAAAATGGTCTATTACTTTCTACAAAAAGTTCCTATCACTTCGGCGATATTGTTGAATTCCAGTGTAATTTCGGATATGTTATGTCTGGATTTTCTTCACTACTTTGCACTTCAAGTGGAACGTGGAACGGCACAGCTCCAGAATGccaat ATGCCCGTTGTGTTACATTATCTGATGACAAAAAGGATGGGTTAAAAGTGATAAGAGATGATTCTGAAAGTGTTTTGGTGCCATATAGAGATAACGTTACCATTACTTGTACTTCTCCTGGTCGTTTATTACGCAATACTGCTACTTCTTCCTTTAGACAATGTGTTTATGATCCAAAACCA GGTCTACCACATTATTGGTTTTCTGGTGCTCAACCCCAATGCCCTCGTAAAGATTGTGGTGTTCCGATGCCGACACCTGGAGCCGAATACGGCCAATATCTTGATACGAGATATCAGAGCTCTTTCTTCTTTGGATGCCAGAATACTTTTAAACTAGCAGGTCAAACAAGTAAACATGATAACGTAGTGAGATGTCAAGCAAATGGAATTTGGGACTTTGGAGATTTAAGATGTGAAGGACCTGTATGCGATGATCCAGGCCGACCGGCAGATGGGTATCAAATCTCGAGAAGCTACGAGCAAGGATCTGAAGTTTTATTTGGTTGTTCAAGACCTGGTTACATTTTAATTAACCCAAGACCTATCACATGCATACGTGAACCAGAATGTAAAGTTATTAGACCTCTTGGTTTAGCTTCCGGAAGAATACCCGATTCTGCTATTAACGCTACCTCAGAAAGACCTAATTATGAAGCCAAAAATATTAGGCTCAATTCAGTTACTGGCTGGTGTGGTAAACAAGAAGCATTCACTTATGTTAGTGTTGACTTAGGGAAAGTCTACAGAGTTAAAGCTATTTTAGTTAAAGGAGTCGTAACATCTGATATTGTTGGCCGGCCTACCGAAATAAGATTTTTCTACAAACAAGcagaaaatgaaaattatgtGGTTTACTTCCCCAACTTCAATTTAACAATGAGAGATCCTGGCAATTATGGAGAGCTAGCAATGATAACATTGCCAAAATATGTGCAGGCCAGATTTGTTATATTGGGTATTGTTAGTTTTATGGACAATGCTTGTCTTAAATTTGAATTGATGGGTTGTGATGAGCCCGCTGCAGAACCATTATTAGGTTATGACTATGGATATTCTCCTTGTGTTG ataatGAACCACCGGTCTTCCAAAATTGCCCACAACATCCGATTGTAGTGCAAACAGATGTCAATGGAGGATTATTGCCAGTCAATTTCACTGAACCAACTGCTACTGACAACTCTGGTGCTATTGCTAGATTAGAAGTAACGCCGCAACATTTTAAAACTCCGATACAAGTTTTCCACAATATGGTTGTACGATACGTAGCATTTGACTTTGATGGAAATGTTGCCATTTGTGAAGTTAACATCACGGTACCTGATTATACACCACCTAGATTGAGTTGCCCACAAAGCTACGTCATAGAACTAGTCGATAAACAAGATAGCTATGCTGTAAACTTTAACGAAACTAGAAAAAGAATAAACGCGACTGATGCTTCTGGAGAAGTATTCTTAAAGTTCATTCCCGAAAAAGCTGTAATACCGATACGTGGCTATGAAAATGTTACCGTTATAGCGTCCGATAAATATGGAAATCAAGCTCAATGCCACTTCCAG GTATCGGTTCAAGCCACACCTTGTGTAGACTGGGAACTTATGCCACCAGCCCATGGTTCTCTAAATTGTCTACCTGGTGATAGAGGAATACAATGTATTGCAACTTGTAGCCCGGGATTTAGATTTACTGATGGAGAGCCAGTCAAAACATTCGTGTGTGAAACAAAACGTCAATGGGTACCAACTGCAGTAGTACCTGACTGTGTTTCTGAAA ATACTCAACAAGCTACATACCATGTTGTAGCAGGTGTACAATATCGAGCTCTTGGAGCTGTTTCAAATGCTTGCCTACCTCAATACAAAGATCTTCTAGCGCAATATGATAACATATTAAATGAACGTCTATCTCAACGTTGTTCAGCCGTAAACGTTAACATCAATGTTACTTTCGTCAAAGCAATGCCAAGTCTTCTTGATGAAAATGTAGTTAAAATGGACTTTGTTTTGGCTATAACTCCTGCTATAAGACAGACACAGTTATATGACCTTTGTGGTTCTACgttaaatcttatttttgaccTATCTGTGCCTTACGCAAGTGCACTTATTGAACCTGTACTAAACGTTTCTTCAATTGGAAATCAGTGCCCACCTTTGCGAGCAATCAGAAGTACAATCTCACGAGGATTTACCTGCAGCGTTGGTGAAGTACTTAATATGGACACTACTGATGTACCTAGATGCC TGCACTGTCCTGCTGGAACTTTTGCTggtgaaaaacaaaaaagttgcaCGATGTGTCCACGAGGATATTTCCAGAACCAAGCACGACAAGGCTCGTGTCTTAAATGCCCTCAAGGAACATTCACCAGGGAAGAAGGATCAAAGGACTTAAATGACTGCGTACCTGTATGTGGATATGGAACATATTCTCCGACAGGATTGGTTCCATGCTTAGAATGTCCTCGCAATAGCTATACAAGTGAACCACCTCTAGGAGGATTCAAAGACTGTCAAGCTTGTCCAGTCAATACTTTTACTTATCAACCAGCAGCATTTGGAAAAGATAAATGTAGAGCAAAGTGTGCTCCAGGAACATATTCACCTACTGGTTTGGCTCCATGCTCTCAATGTCCGAGAAATTTCTATCAAAACTTAGTTGGAAGTACATTATGTCTGGAATGTCCAACAAATATGAAAACTGTAAGCACGGGTGCTACAGGTTTAGAAGAATGTCTGCCAGTGGAATGTTCTAATAGTGCTTGTCAACATGGTGGACTTTGTGTACCAAAAGGACATGGGGTTCAATGTTACTGTCCAGCCGGTTTTTCGGGACGCAGGTGTGAAATAGATATTGACGAGTGCGAAAGCCAGCCTTGTTATAATGGAGGAACTTGCATCGATCTTCCACAAGGATACAGATGCTCCTGCCCTACTGGATATGGTGGTATCAACTGCCAGGAAGAAAGGTCTGATTGTAGGAATGACACATGTCCTGAACGCGCTATGTGTAAAGACGAACCAGGTTATAATAATTACACATGTCTATGTAGGTCTGGCTATACTGGCATTGACTGCGATGTTACG attgaTCCTTGTTCAGCCAATggaaatccatgcaaaaatggTGCTACTTGTACAGCCTTACAACAAGGCAGATATAAATGTGAATGTTTGCCAGGATGGGAAGGTCAATTATGTGAAATAAATACTGACGACTGCATTGAAAAACCATGTCTGCTGGGTGCGCCTTGCACAGACTTAGTTAATGACTTTAGTTGTTCATGCCCACCAGGCTTCACCGGAAAACGTTGCCACGAAAAGATAGATCTTTGCTCTAATGGGCCATGTAAACACGGAATCTGTGTTGATAAACTATTTGTTCATCAATGTGTTTGTGATCCGGGTTGGTCGGGACCATCTTgcgatattaatattaatgaatGCGTTATTTCACCATGTGAAAATGGAGGCCGTTGTATTGACAGTATCGATGATTTCACTTGTAGTTGTGAACCTGGATACACTGGAAAACGATGCCAGCATACTATTGACGACTGTGCTTCCCAACCCTGCCAAAATGGTGCAACATGTACAGACCAAATAGATGGATTCACATGCAAATGCCGACCAGGGTTTATTGGACTGCAATGTGAGACAGCTATTGACGAATGCTTGAACGAGCCTTGTAACCCAGCAGGAACTGAACGCTGTATAGACTTGGACAACAAATATCAATGCGTATGTCGTGAAGGCTTTACTGGAGAAATGTGTGAAACTAATATTGACGATTGTGCCTCAGATCCATGCTTCAACGGTGGTTCTTGCAAAGATGAAATAGGTGGCTATAAATGTGGTTGTCAGCCTGGATGGACTGGAAAACGTTGTGAACGTGATATTGGAAATTGTGTTAATTTACCTTGCCAGAATAATGCTAAATGTATCGATCTGTTCCAAGACTACTTCTGCGT aTGTCCGAGTGGAACAGATGGAAAACAATGTGAAACTGCACCAGAACGTTGCATTGGTAGCCCATGCATGCATGGTGGAAAGTGTCAAGATTTTGGTTCTGGCCTTAACTGCACATGTTCGCTAGATTACACAGGCATCGGTTGTCAATATGAATTCGATGCTTGTGAAGCTGGCCTTTGTAAAAATGGAGCAACGTGCATAGACGAAGGAGACGATTACTCTTGCACATGTGCCCCAGGATTTACAGGAAAGAACTGCGATGAAGATATCATCGACTGTAAAGAAAATTCATGCCCTCCATCAGCAACCTGTATTGATTTACCTGGACGATTTTACTGTCAGTGTCCTTTCAATTTAACTGGTGATGactgtagaaaat CTATCAGCGTAGATTACGATTTATACTTTAGTGATCCATTACGCTCAAGCGCTGCCCAAGTAGTACCATTTAGTACAGGATCAGCTGACAGTCTTACTATTGGGATGTGGGTTCAGTATACACAACAAGATGAAGGTGGTATTTTCTTCACGGCTTATGGTGTAAG CAATTCATATATCGCGCTTAATAAGAGAACAATCATACAAGCTCATTCCAATGGTGTACAAGTATCTCTTTTCCCTGAACTTCAAGATGTATATCTAAGCTTTGGTGAATATGCAACTGTTAACGACGGACAGTGGCACCATGTTGCTTTAGTATGGGATGGAAGCAATGGAGGTGAATTAACACTCATCACAGAAGGTTTAATTGCCAGTAAACTAGAAGGATATGGCAGCGGGAAAACACTACCACAATA TGTTTGGGTAACGCTGGGAAAACCACAATCGGATAATCCAAAAGCTTACACTGAAGCAGGCTTCCAAGGACATCTAACTAAGGTGCAGATTTGGAATCGTGCCCTTGACGTAACTAATGAAATACAAAAACAAGTTCGCGACTGCAGGACTGAACCGGTCTTATACAACGGCTTAGTACTCACATGGACTGGATATGACGATACCATTGGTGGAGTAGAGAGAATCGTTCCATCGCATTGTGGACAAAGGGTTTGTCCAAATGGCTATACCGGTACTAAATGCCAACAACTTCAAGTTGACAAAGAAGCACCAAGAGTAGAACGTTGTCCTGGTGACCTGTGGGTTATTGCTAAAAATGGATCCACAATTGTCAACTGGGACATGCCAGCGTTCAGCGATAATGTAGGAGTTACGAAAGTTGTTGAAAAGTCTGGTCACAAACCTGGTCAAAACCTCGCCTGGGGAGCGTACGATATTGCATACATTGCTTACGACAGCGCAGGAAATGCTGCCACGTGTACTTTCAAAGTTACTGTTTTGT ttGAATTCTGTCCACCTTTACCTGACCCGCTCGGAGGATATCAATCTTGTCGCGACTGGGGTGCGGGCGGGCAATTTAAAGTATGCGAGATCGCGTGTCGAGATGGCTTGAGATTTTCACAACAAGTACCACCTTTCTATACTTGCGGAGCTGAAGGATTTTGGCGTCCTACAAATGATCCATCATTACCACTTGTTTATCCAGCATGTTCCC CTGCTTCGCCCGCACAACGTGTGTTCAAAATATCAATGCAGTTCCCTAGCTCAGTTCTTTGTAATGATGCTGGACAGGCTGTGCTTAGACAGAAAGTGCGAAGTGCTATCAATCAACTCAATAGAGACTGGAACTTCTGCTCCTACGCTGTTGACG GTACGCGGGAATGCAAGGAATTGGATATCAATGTGAAATGCGACCACAGAGGAAATGTCCGACAAACAAGACAAGTATCGTCACCGCCAACTGCAACATCCAAAGATACATATGTTCTGGATGCTATAATACCAGTGGAGGA GACGAGGGGCAATCGAGAGGGCCGCCAAATAGGGGATACCTACAGTATCGACATCTCATTCCCAGCAGTTAT CGACCCAGTAATCCACAACGGTAACAACGAACGCTCTACCGTAAAACGATTACTGGAGAAACTTATACTCGAAGACGAACAATTTGATGTACGAAGCATTTTGCCGAACACCGTCCCAGATCCGGCTAGCTTGAAACTCGAATCCGACTATGCTTGTCCAATGGGACAGGTTGTCATGGCGCCAGACTGTG TGTCTTGCGCTGTGGGCACCTACCTTGATGCAGCAAGCGACTCTTGCAAACCTTGTCCTACTGGGACCTACCAATCTGAAGCCGGTCAATTACAATGCACGCCGTGTCCAGCTATCGCGGGACAGCCAGGAGTTACTCAGGCTTCTGGTGCCAGAAGCGCAGCTGATTGCAAAG AAAGGTGTGCTGCCGGCAAATATTACGATGCTGAGGCGGATCTATGCAGACCCTGTGGCCACGGATCATACCAACCACGAGAAGGTGCATTCTCTTGCATCGCCTGTCCAAGAGGTCAAACGACACGCGCCACCGAAGCGGTATCCGCCGCTGAATGCAGAGATGATTGCCCATCAG GCGAGCAGCTGAGCAGCGATGGTGGTTGTGAACCGTGCCCTCGAGGCACTTGGCGAGCTACGGGGTCCGGCGCGTCGTGCGCGCCGTGCCCGCCCGGCACCACCACGCCCCACCCTGGCGCCGCGTCTCCCGACCAATGTTCATTACCAGTCTGCAAGCCAG gTTCTTATCTCAACGTCACCCTCAATACCTGCATACAATGCAGGAAAGGAACATACCAGTCGGAAACGCAACAAACGCTATGTATTCCATGCCCTATTAACACAAGTACGAGAGGACCTGGAGCG GTATCTGAATCAGACTGCACAAATCCATGTGAGATGAGTGGCCCCGACATGCACTGCGATACCAATGCCTACTGCCTTCTCATACCTGAAACTAGTGAATTCAAGTGTCAATGTAAACCTGGTTTCAACGGCACTGGAAAAGTTTGTATAG